A window from Thermoanaerobaculia bacterium encodes these proteins:
- a CDS encoding M12 family metallo-peptidase, whose protein sequence is MHRPGGILLAFLVPLLPAASLGSPRPAALTVPSPIRRSGSTSVRPRSVASSSETVLSLRTGALADLRSVKPEEPVQVDGFPLDSTESVDLELRRFDLFSDAARNVEVGPGGLETDAPLPDAAYYEGTVAGDPDSRVFLSAFGSSVHAIIQRGEETYAVEPLGRWERETPGHVVRRLSKEEWAALARAWRCDAERLTATPSREALLSTAAISDAGQPFAASIAVDTDYELFHRFGNAATERNYLSNELAAVSAIYWRDLKTRLKIGFLRVWTTTSDPWTTSNPLSALFQVGDYWHAHGSGTARSTVLFLSGKNMGGGVAWLSTVCQGDQWDSADGHWAGGYAVVGNIEGSMTNFHSPPAGSDVWDVEAVAHELGHNFGSEHTHCYSPPIDECYGSEPGCYSGPNVDPGAGVGTIMSYCHLFGWSEISLKFHSRCISEQLRPTILNAASLAPDCMSGGTFSDVPLSNGFAPAIYTMAAWGIIPGCTATAFCPSTLVTRADMAVFIERGLNVFVPLPNQPQVFTDVPPGAYAYDFIEDFGKRKITDGCGATTYCPSGNVSRAQMAIFLLRAEHGSAYAPPAATGAMFADVPANAFGAAWIEQLARESITNGCGGGDFCPKAAVPRSQMAVFLTRIFHL, encoded by the coding sequence ATGCATCGACCCGGCGGGATTCTCCTGGCGTTCCTCGTTCCGTTGCTCCCCGCGGCCTCCCTCGGATCCCCCCGGCCGGCGGCGCTGACCGTCCCCAGTCCGATCCGGCGTTCCGGTTCGACGTCGGTCCGGCCGCGCTCGGTCGCGTCGTCATCCGAGACCGTCCTCTCCCTCCGGACGGGCGCGCTCGCCGATCTTCGGAGCGTGAAGCCGGAAGAACCCGTCCAGGTCGATGGATTCCCGCTCGATTCCACGGAATCCGTCGATCTCGAGCTCCGCCGGTTCGACCTCTTCTCGGACGCCGCCCGAAATGTCGAGGTGGGTCCGGGCGGCCTCGAAACCGACGCTCCCCTCCCCGATGCCGCCTACTACGAGGGAACGGTCGCCGGAGATCCCGATTCGCGGGTCTTCCTCTCGGCTTTCGGATCCAGCGTGCACGCGATCATCCAGCGTGGCGAAGAGACGTACGCCGTCGAGCCGCTCGGCCGCTGGGAACGGGAGACGCCCGGGCACGTCGTCCGCCGTCTCTCGAAGGAAGAGTGGGCGGCGCTCGCCCGCGCGTGGCGCTGCGACGCCGAACGGCTGACCGCGACGCCTTCGCGCGAAGCCCTCCTTTCGACGGCGGCGATCTCCGACGCGGGGCAGCCGTTCGCCGCCTCGATCGCCGTCGACACCGACTACGAGCTCTTCCACCGGTTCGGAAACGCGGCGACCGAGAGGAACTACCTCTCCAACGAGCTCGCCGCCGTCTCCGCGATCTACTGGCGGGACCTGAAGACCCGCCTGAAGATCGGCTTCCTGCGGGTCTGGACGACGACGAGCGATCCCTGGACGACGTCGAACCCCCTGTCCGCGCTCTTCCAGGTCGGCGACTACTGGCATGCACACGGGTCGGGAACGGCCCGCTCGACCGTCCTCTTCCTGAGCGGCAAGAACATGGGAGGCGGGGTCGCGTGGCTCTCGACGGTCTGCCAGGGAGACCAGTGGGACTCCGCCGACGGCCACTGGGCCGGCGGGTACGCGGTCGTGGGGAACATCGAGGGCTCGATGACGAACTTCCACTCGCCGCCGGCGGGAAGCGACGTCTGGGACGTGGAGGCGGTCGCGCACGAGCTCGGCCACAACTTCGGGTCGGAGCACACCCACTGCTATTCGCCGCCGATCGACGAGTGCTACGGATCGGAGCCCGGATGCTACAGCGGCCCGAACGTCGACCCGGGCGCCGGCGTGGGCACGATCATGAGCTACTGCCACCTGTTCGGCTGGAGCGAGATCTCGCTGAAGTTCCATTCGCGCTGCATCTCCGAGCAGCTGCGCCCGACGATCCTGAATGCCGCGTCGTTGGCGCCGGACTGCATGTCGGGAGGAACTTTCAGCGACGTTCCTCTGAGCAACGGCTTCGCTCCGGCGATCTACACGATGGCGGCATGGGGCATCATTCCGGGCTGCACCGCCACGGCGTTCTGTCCCTCCACCCTGGTCACCCGCGCCGACATGGCGGTGTTCATCGAGCGCGGACTCAACGTCTTCGTGCCGCTGCCGAATCAGCCGCAGGTCTTCACCGACGTCCCTCCCGGGGCCTATGCCTACGATTTCATCGAGGACTTCGGCAAGCGCAAGATCACCGACGGCTGCGGCGCGACCACGTACTGCCCTTCGGGCAACGTGAGCCGCGCGCAAATGGCCATCTTCCTTCTCCGCGCCGAGCACGGGAGCGCGTACGCGCCCCCCGCCGCGACCGGAGCGATGTTCGCGGATGTTCCCGCCAACGCTTTCGGGGCGGCGTGGATCGAGCAGCTCGCGCGCGAGTCGATCACGAACGGCTGCGGCGGCGGCGACTTCTGTCCGAAGGCGGCGGTCCCGAGAAGTCAGATGGCCGTCTTCCTGACGAGGATCTTCCACCTCTGA
- a CDS encoding TetR/AcrR family transcriptional regulator, which produces MQIRIADGAILGAARRLVDEEGLRALTMRRLGDRLGVSATALYRHYRNKDEILEELVDAANEVLGGYLRRAASGPSPEGRLRGTAREYARFALEEPEFYRILFLTTGRPKMDILPEESRSANFQILIDRVRACSARAAADPALVAISLWAHWHGLVAMYRAGRFGADPEKFLALFERSADVFLRAITSGLSPGEGRR; this is translated from the coding sequence ATGCAGATCCGAATCGCGGACGGCGCAATCCTCGGCGCGGCCCGGCGGCTGGTCGACGAAGAGGGGCTGCGCGCGTTGACCATGCGCCGTCTCGGCGACCGGCTGGGCGTCTCGGCGACGGCGCTCTACCGCCACTACCGCAACAAGGACGAGATCCTCGAAGAGCTCGTCGACGCGGCGAACGAGGTTCTCGGCGGATATCTCCGCCGGGCCGCCTCCGGCCCGAGCCCGGAGGGGCGCCTCCGAGGGACGGCTCGCGAATACGCCCGCTTCGCGCTCGAGGAACCCGAGTTCTACCGGATCCTCTTCCTCACGACGGGGCGTCCGAAGATGGACATTCTCCCGGAAGAGAGCCGCTCCGCGAACTTCCAGATTCTCATCGATCGGGTTCGCGCGTGTTCCGCGCGGGCCGCCGCCGATCCCGCGCTCGTCGCCATCTCTCTGTGGGCTCACTGGCACGGCCTCGTCGCGATGTACCGTGCGGGCCGATTCGGCGCCGATCCGGAGAAGTTCCTGGCGCTCTTCGAGCGGTCGGCCGACGTCTTCCTGCGGGCGATCACGTCGGGGCTTTCACCGGGCGAAGGCCGGAGATGA
- a CDS encoding M28 family peptidase, which translates to MRRAFAAAAGLGLILWAAVRVDRAPRLDRGSSDRFSEARARTQLRRLIGGIASHPVGSSENRRIADRLVETLAAMGYRPERQRAFVCGDFRRSCGEVENVIATAEGSASTGEIVLNSHYDSVPASPGASDSMAGVAALLEIARDLKTRPPGRNTVLFVFADGEEAGLLGSTAFVNAHPAGRIRVVVNLEARGSRGPSLLAETSGPASGVLLRFAAKARGPFADSAVTALTALLPNANDLEEYRRTGAVGLMFGFVQGFRQYHSSTDTAEALSPETLGQHGQNALDALQALRNEDLGALPRGPAGFTTIVGKLIVWPLGAALPAALAAFAVSVGAVLIRRRREGMRIRDVAAAAGWIVVSMALAGLVSLLTMKVMRAVAASPTPWKSRLEPDYLAGWAGAVLISIAVAGRAARRRGVPAFWSGSLLVWSVLALVLSVTAPAASHLLSIPALFGGALALLPPGRSPSGVVDRSLLTGVAAGLLVAPRMQVLLDLGGMTIVPLLAVFAAGIASFFVPAWCSAPRRRILPAAALLWAAAIGAAAAVPAFTPNAPQALSLAYARDADSGAARWVSSGSPLPGPLRAAARWTEWRAPFDWLGANETGPSASAPALALPPPRFDVRESTAIPGGREVSGKLWSPRGAPVVYLAIPAGVRVEGIRIGGQSVPPDLVRRRLFAPGWEVAIVWTVPPEGIDLRIRLGQPGPAEITLADRSRGLPPEGAGLAAARGAAAAPNYFGDSTLVETRRKI; encoded by the coding sequence ATGAGGCGCGCATTCGCGGCCGCCGCCGGCCTGGGCCTGATCCTCTGGGCGGCCGTTCGCGTCGACCGGGCGCCGCGGCTCGACCGCGGGTCGTCCGATCGCTTCTCGGAGGCGCGCGCCCGCACGCAATTGCGCCGGTTGATCGGCGGGATCGCATCCCATCCGGTGGGCTCTTCGGAGAATCGGCGGATCGCGGACCGGCTCGTCGAAACCCTCGCCGCGATGGGATATCGCCCCGAGCGGCAGAGGGCCTTCGTGTGCGGCGACTTTCGTCGATCCTGCGGAGAGGTCGAGAACGTGATCGCGACGGCCGAAGGCTCCGCCTCGACCGGCGAGATCGTCCTGAACAGCCACTACGACTCGGTTCCCGCGTCGCCCGGCGCGTCGGATTCGATGGCGGGTGTCGCGGCCCTGCTCGAGATCGCGCGCGATCTGAAAACTCGTCCGCCCGGGCGGAACACCGTTCTCTTCGTGTTCGCCGACGGCGAGGAAGCGGGACTCCTGGGATCGACGGCGTTCGTGAACGCCCATCCTGCCGGGCGGATCCGCGTCGTCGTGAATCTCGAAGCCCGGGGCTCGCGGGGACCGAGCCTGCTCGCCGAAACCTCGGGCCCCGCTTCCGGCGTGCTCCTGCGCTTCGCGGCGAAGGCCCGTGGGCCCTTCGCCGATTCCGCGGTCACGGCGCTGACGGCGCTCCTCCCCAACGCGAACGACCTGGAGGAGTACCGGCGAACCGGAGCCGTGGGCCTGATGTTCGGTTTCGTCCAGGGGTTTCGGCAGTATCACTCGTCGACGGACACGGCGGAGGCGCTTTCACCCGAGACGCTCGGGCAGCACGGCCAGAATGCGCTCGATGCGCTGCAGGCGCTCCGGAACGAGGACCTCGGTGCGCTGCCGCGCGGCCCGGCCGGGTTCACGACGATCGTCGGGAAGCTGATCGTCTGGCCGCTCGGCGCGGCGTTGCCGGCCGCCCTCGCCGCGTTCGCGGTCTCGGTCGGGGCGGTCCTGATCCGTCGCCGAAGGGAGGGGATGCGCATCCGGGACGTCGCTGCCGCCGCGGGGTGGATCGTCGTCTCCATGGCGCTGGCGGGACTCGTGTCGCTCCTGACGATGAAGGTCATGCGGGCGGTCGCCGCATCGCCGACGCCGTGGAAGAGCCGGCTCGAGCCGGACTATCTCGCCGGTTGGGCCGGAGCGGTCCTGATTTCGATCGCCGTCGCCGGTCGAGCGGCGCGGCGCCGCGGGGTACCCGCGTTTTGGTCGGGCTCCCTGCTCGTCTGGTCGGTCCTGGCTCTCGTGCTCTCCGTCACGGCGCCCGCCGCGTCGCACCTCCTCTCGATTCCCGCCCTCTTCGGGGGCGCGCTGGCGCTGTTGCCGCCCGGACGATCGCCTTCCGGCGTCGTCGATCGTTCGCTCCTGACCGGCGTCGCGGCCGGATTGCTGGTCGCTCCCCGGATGCAGGTGCTCCTCGATCTCGGGGGGATGACGATCGTGCCCCTTCTCGCGGTATTCGCGGCCGGGATCGCCTCGTTCTTCGTTCCCGCCTGGTGCTCCGCGCCGCGAAGGCGGATTCTGCCGGCCGCCGCGCTCCTCTGGGCCGCGGCGATCGGCGCCGCGGCGGCCGTGCCGGCGTTCACGCCGAACGCGCCGCAGGCGCTCAGCCTCGCCTACGCACGGGACGCGGATTCCGGGGCCGCGCGGTGGGTCTCGAGCGGGTCGCCGTTGCCGGGTCCTCTTCGCGCCGCGGCCCGCTGGACCGAATGGCGCGCCCCGTTCGACTGGCTCGGCGCGAACGAGACCGGCCCGTCGGCGTCCGCGCCGGCGCTTGCACTGCCGCCGCCCCGATTCGACGTGCGGGAATCCACGGCGATCCCGGGAGGGCGCGAGGTTTCGGGGAAGCTCTGGTCACCGCGGGGCGCGCCGGTCGTGTACCTGGCGATTCCGGCGGGGGTCCGCGTGGAGGGGATTCGAATCGGGGGGCAGAGCGTGCCGCCGGATCTCGTTCGCCGAAGGCTCTTCGCCCCCGGGTGGGAAGTGGCGATCGTGTGGACGGTGCCGCCGGAGGGGATCGATCTCCGGATCCGGCTCGGACAGCCGGGGCCGGCCGAGATTACCCTGGCGGACCGCAGCCGGGGCCTTCCGCCGGAGGGCGCCGGGCTCGCCGCCGCTCGCGGCGCGGCCGCTGCTCCGAATTACTTCGGCGATTCGACGCTCGTCGAAACGCGCCGGAAGATCTGA